One genomic window of Pocillopora verrucosa isolate sample1 chromosome 8, ASM3666991v2, whole genome shotgun sequence includes the following:
- the LOC131783144 gene encoding DNA-directed RNA polymerase III subunit RPC5-like isoform X1, whose amino-acid sequence MADDEDDDLVVAEVDVYLAQTLANNLYLFQYPVRPADITYDNIPHIGARIKPDQQKVELELSINTSSDDYYAPRGEQIAHNVNGSALLSASEGKESFFSSDKMDKQVLSSSRASEDVSRYSVGILKGGELHLTPVHGVLQLRPSFEYLNKGEANVNQASNPTDEGDSQDEEEEAKPLTVKFARPETERAKAQRLSSFKYLEQKKAEEPWKTMEFYNPQNDIAGVEHSLLFCREMESESPEFNLHPRDYLKLLTPSTSQEESSKPPVPSNVLSMTQLKTMDLADQVRALLIKAKVISFSQLCRLLSPAAKEASVLKCLQQYAVLVQGCWVVKSELLYPEGTISPSGGIAADILCKGRDYLMWRFTQSRVVVRKDIKSVTKLPSEDIKEMLDQMSRMKVTIGWEFVLPYDIEFVQKHPDVYKQQLTMWEAKYQVLQKQLNVPKQDKLGVDLKRMNTDSCPSIGNKRVSKPSKSKSNHVMNHNTSQDGSTEEEHLPMEIDCKEVASNNMNHELRKEPLATNDTHVQDLLKILQDFVREKLHRTVLSLADFKRLLLLRRTASSPGDPLCSGVPDVLLEKAILGTGATEIDFKWPTEALSGDIQSRRLFSFRSTGDSADEYRALLLDMFSKSWVLTRKEFNARATEQVGAVPGRKEWMTIQQDLLERMSNRHSQWYLRGTSTILTNL is encoded by the exons ATGGCGGATGACGAAGATGACGATCTGGTCGTGGCAGAG GTGGACGTTTATTTGGCCCAGACTTTGGCCAACAACCTCTACTTGTTTCAG TATCCAGTCCGTCCAGCTGATATTACTTATGATAATATCCCTCATATTGGAGCAAGAATCAAACCAGACCAGCAAAAG GTTGAACTTGAACTGTCAATAAACACAAGTAGTGATGACTATTATGCACCCAGAGGAGAACAAATTGCACATAATGTGAATGGTTCTGCTCTGTTATCTGCCTCTGAAGgaaaagaatcatttttttccag TGATAAGATGGATAAACAAGTGCTTTCTTCATCAAGAGCCTCAGAGGATGTGAGTCGATATTCTGTGGGCATTCTCAAAGGAG GAGAGTTGCACCTGACACCTGTACATGGTGTATTACAGCTCAGGCCAAGTTTTGAATATCTTAACAAAGGTGAAGCAAATGTGAATCAGGCTTCCAATCCTACAGATGAAG GAGATTCGCAAGATGAGGAAGAGGAGGCAAAACCACTCACT GTCAAGTTTGCACGCCCTGAAACAGAGCGAGCAAAGGCTCAGCGGCTGTCATCTTTTAAATACTTGGAGCAAAAGAAAGCAGAAGAACCCTGGAAAACCATGGAATTTTATAATCCTCAG AATGATATTGCTGGTGTAGAACATAGTTTGTTATTTTGTCGAGAAATGGAATCAGAGTCACCAGAGTTCAACCTCCATCCAag gGATTACTTGAAGTTATTGACTCCATCTACTTCTCAGGAAGAAAG ttcCAAGCCACCTGTACCCAGTAATGTGTTATCCATGACACAGCTCAAGACTATGGACTTGGCAGATCAAGTCAGGGCTCTTCTTATCAAGG CCAAAGTGATCAGTTTCTCACAGCTGTGCAGACTCTTGTCCCCAGCAGCAAAGGAAGCATCAGTTTTGAAATGCTTACAGCAATATGCTGTCCTGGTGCAGGGTTGCTGGGTAGTGAAAAG tgaGTTGTTGTATCCAGAGGGAACCATCAGTCCTAGTGGTGGAATTGCTGCTGATATTTTATGCAAAGGAAGAGACTATTTA ATGTGGAGATTTACCCAGAGCAGAGTAGTTGTACGAAAAGATATCAAATCAGTTACAAAG TTACCGAGTGAGGACATCAAAGAAATGCTAGATCAG ATGTCGCGAATGAAAGTAACTATAGGCTGGGAGTTTGTGCTGCCATATGATATAGAGTTTGTTCAAAA GCACCCTGATGTTTACAAACAGCAGTTGACCATGTGGGAAGCCAAGTATCAAGT TCTTCAAAAACAACTGAATGTTCCAAAACAAGACAAGCTTGGAGTAGATCTTAAGAGGATGAACACTG ATTCCTGTCCCAGCATAGGAAACAAAAGGGTTTCTAAGCCTTCCAAATCCAAGTCGAATCATGTGATGAACCACAACACATCACAGGATGGATCCACTGAGGAGGAACACTTACCAATGGAAATTGACTGTAAAGAAGTCGCTAGTAATAATATGAATCATGAACTGCGTAAGGAACCTCTGGCGACAAATGATACACATGTTCAGGATTTGCTTAAAATCTTACAGGACTTTGTTCGTGAGAAACTGCACAGAACAGTTTTAAGTTTAGCCGATTTTAAAAGGCTGTTGCTTCTCCGGCGAACTG cAAGCAGCCCAGGAGATCCACTATGTTCAGGAGTGCCTGACGTGCTCCTGGAAAAGGCGATCCTCGGTACAGGAGCGACAGAAATAGATTTCAAG tgGCCCACAGAAGCGCTGTCAGGCGATATACAGTCACGCAGACTATTTTCTTTCAGAAGCACAGGTGACTCGGCAGATGAG TATCGAGCTCTGTTACTGGACATGTTCAGCAAATCCTGGGTCTTGACCAGGAAAGAATTTAACGCCAGGGCCACGGAGCAGGTTGGGGCCGTGCCTGGAAGAAAGGAGTGGATGACAATCCAGCAG gatTTGCTTGAGAGGATGAGCAACAGGCATAGCCAGTGGTATCTGCGGGGAACATCTACCATTCTAACAAATCTATAG
- the LOC131783144 gene encoding DNA-directed RNA polymerase III subunit RPC5-like isoform X3, which yields MDKQVLSSSRASEDVSRYSVGILKGGELHLTPVHGVLQLRPSFEYLNKGEANVNQASNPTDEGDSQDEEEEAKPLTVKFARPETERAKAQRLSSFKYLEQKKAEEPWKTMEFYNPQNDIAGVEHSLLFCREMESESPEFNLHPRDYLKLLTPSTSQEESSKPPVPSNVLSMTQLKTMDLADQVRALLIKAKVISFSQLCRLLSPAAKEASVLKCLQQYAVLVQGCWVVKSELLYPEGTISPSGGIAADILCKGRDYLMWRFTQSRVVVRKDIKSVTKLPSEDIKEMLDQMSRMKVTIGWEFVLPYDIEFVQKHPDVYKQQLTMWEAKYQVLQKQLNVPKQDKLGVDLKRMNTDSCPSIGNKRVSKPSKSKSNHVMNHNTSQDGSTEEEHLPMEIDCKEVASNNMNHELRKEPLATNDTHVQDLLKILQDFVREKLHRTVLSLADFKRLLLLRRTASSPGDPLCSGVPDVLLEKAILGTGATEIDFKWPTEALSGDIQSRRLFSFRSTGDSADEYRALLLDMFSKSWVLTRKEFNARATEQVGAVPGRKEWMTIQQDLLERMSNRHSQWYLRGTSTILTNL from the exons ATGGATAAACAAGTGCTTTCTTCATCAAGAGCCTCAGAGGATGTGAGTCGATATTCTGTGGGCATTCTCAAAGGAG GAGAGTTGCACCTGACACCTGTACATGGTGTATTACAGCTCAGGCCAAGTTTTGAATATCTTAACAAAGGTGAAGCAAATGTGAATCAGGCTTCCAATCCTACAGATGAAG GAGATTCGCAAGATGAGGAAGAGGAGGCAAAACCACTCACT GTCAAGTTTGCACGCCCTGAAACAGAGCGAGCAAAGGCTCAGCGGCTGTCATCTTTTAAATACTTGGAGCAAAAGAAAGCAGAAGAACCCTGGAAAACCATGGAATTTTATAATCCTCAG AATGATATTGCTGGTGTAGAACATAGTTTGTTATTTTGTCGAGAAATGGAATCAGAGTCACCAGAGTTCAACCTCCATCCAag gGATTACTTGAAGTTATTGACTCCATCTACTTCTCAGGAAGAAAG ttcCAAGCCACCTGTACCCAGTAATGTGTTATCCATGACACAGCTCAAGACTATGGACTTGGCAGATCAAGTCAGGGCTCTTCTTATCAAGG CCAAAGTGATCAGTTTCTCACAGCTGTGCAGACTCTTGTCCCCAGCAGCAAAGGAAGCATCAGTTTTGAAATGCTTACAGCAATATGCTGTCCTGGTGCAGGGTTGCTGGGTAGTGAAAAG tgaGTTGTTGTATCCAGAGGGAACCATCAGTCCTAGTGGTGGAATTGCTGCTGATATTTTATGCAAAGGAAGAGACTATTTA ATGTGGAGATTTACCCAGAGCAGAGTAGTTGTACGAAAAGATATCAAATCAGTTACAAAG TTACCGAGTGAGGACATCAAAGAAATGCTAGATCAG ATGTCGCGAATGAAAGTAACTATAGGCTGGGAGTTTGTGCTGCCATATGATATAGAGTTTGTTCAAAA GCACCCTGATGTTTACAAACAGCAGTTGACCATGTGGGAAGCCAAGTATCAAGT TCTTCAAAAACAACTGAATGTTCCAAAACAAGACAAGCTTGGAGTAGATCTTAAGAGGATGAACACTG ATTCCTGTCCCAGCATAGGAAACAAAAGGGTTTCTAAGCCTTCCAAATCCAAGTCGAATCATGTGATGAACCACAACACATCACAGGATGGATCCACTGAGGAGGAACACTTACCAATGGAAATTGACTGTAAAGAAGTCGCTAGTAATAATATGAATCATGAACTGCGTAAGGAACCTCTGGCGACAAATGATACACATGTTCAGGATTTGCTTAAAATCTTACAGGACTTTGTTCGTGAGAAACTGCACAGAACAGTTTTAAGTTTAGCCGATTTTAAAAGGCTGTTGCTTCTCCGGCGAACTG cAAGCAGCCCAGGAGATCCACTATGTTCAGGAGTGCCTGACGTGCTCCTGGAAAAGGCGATCCTCGGTACAGGAGCGACAGAAATAGATTTCAAG tgGCCCACAGAAGCGCTGTCAGGCGATATACAGTCACGCAGACTATTTTCTTTCAGAAGCACAGGTGACTCGGCAGATGAG TATCGAGCTCTGTTACTGGACATGTTCAGCAAATCCTGGGTCTTGACCAGGAAAGAATTTAACGCCAGGGCCACGGAGCAGGTTGGGGCCGTGCCTGGAAGAAAGGAGTGGATGACAATCCAGCAG gatTTGCTTGAGAGGATGAGCAACAGGCATAGCCAGTGGTATCTGCGGGGAACATCTACCATTCTAACAAATCTATAG
- the LOC131793159 gene encoding kelch domain-containing protein 9, whose amino-acid sequence MEFFAVSAHGIVPSKRAFHSCSVVGNFLYIFGGIAPDRTVLNDMYMYNISSNMWSRIEDRVPGSSQSRLLVSSGFPKGRLCTAPSVSHHTATAVRGRFILIIGGWNGRKRCADVFCFDTVDQFWRHIPETGDIPVGLSSHTATLVSSKDILIIGREGGVHTQRRFSGAFYLNFETGKYSEAPFHASSRSGHTANLIPIRTSGENHLFVFGGRKSGGYELIGSLRKMEQTETSFPQQRISELLGKSAICDEPSGRQHAKAVELGSKHLLIFGGETWSGVRENVTNEAFVLETDTMKWYKLPLVGDAPKLVGHSMVGCGEKIFVFGGGLSSKYCNTLWEVKI is encoded by the coding sequence ATGGAGTTTTTTGCTGTTTCAGCGCATGGAATTGTACCAAGTAAACGTGCATTTCATTCTTGTTCTGTCGTAGGAAATTTTCTGTATATTTTTGGAGGAATTGCACCGGACAGAACTGTTTTAAatgacatgtacatgtacaatatTTCTTCAAATATGTGGAGTCGGATTGAGGACAGAGTACCGGGTAGTTCTCAAAGCAGACTTTTAGTTTCATCAGGATTTCCTAAGGGAAGACTTTGCACCGCACCGAGTGTCAGCCACCATACAGCGACGGCTGTAAGGGGCCGGTTTATTTTGATAATAGGTGGTTGGAATGGACGGAAAAGGTGCGCTgatgtgttttgttttgacactGTTGATCAATTTTGGCGTCATATCCCTGAAACTGGAGACATTCCTGTAGGATTAAGCTCGCATACGGCAACTTTAGTATCTTCtaaagatattttgataatcGGACGTGAAGGAGGCGTTCACACGCAGCGTCGCTTCTCTGGTgctttttatttaaactttgaaacaggaaaatattcTGAAGCACCATTTCATGCCAGCTCCAGGTCGGGTCATACAGCAAATCTTATCCCCATAAGAACTAGCGGGGAGAaccatttatttgtttttggagGTCGTAAGAGTGGAGGATATGAATTAATTGGTTCGTTGAGGAAAATGGAACAAACTGAGACGTCGTTTCCCCAGCAGAGAATCTCTGAATTGCTCGGAAAGTCTGCCATATGCGACGAACCTAGTGGTCGACAGCACGCTAAAGCTGTAGAGCTGGGCAGTAAACATTTGCTAATTTTTGGTGGGGAGACCTGGAGTGGTGTTAGGGAGAATGTAACAAATGAGGCTTTCGTTTTAGAAACTGACACAATGAAATGGTATAAGTTGCCCCTCGTAGGAGATGCCCCAAAACTTGTTGGACATTCCATGGTAGGGTGTGGTGAAAAGATTTTTGTGTTTGGAGGTGGGCTTTCCAGCAAATATTGTAATACACTTTGGGAAGTTAAGATTTAA
- the LOC136283072 gene encoding uncharacterized protein: protein MYVAEGEKVPDGLYELQDSFHRGGTINDITEHISSLNANLHSYDTPTQLVVDKYMKEHGLEVEPDEEEFGFGKLLIDYKIPKNSTSKISNKEVEAKEVSKFAGVYSVRSVLQATSQNPLTTSNSQQSHLLS, encoded by the exons ATGTACGTGGCAGAAGGAGAAAAAGTTCCGGATGGTT TATATGAGCTGCAAGATTCATTTCATCGTGGTGGAACCATAAATGACATTACTGAGCATATCAGTAGTTTAAATGCAAACTTGCACAGCTATGACACACCAACTCAACTGGTTGTTGACAAGTACATGAAGGAGCATGGCTTGGAAGTGGAACCAGATGAGGAGGAATTTGGCTTTGGAAAACTTCTAATTGACTAcaaaattcccaagaattcaACATCAAAAATAAGTAACAAAG AAGTTGAAGCTAAGGAAGTTTCCAAGTTTGCTGGAGTTTATTCTGTGAGATCTG TTCTGCAAGCAACATCTCAGAATCCATTGACGACTAGTAATTCACAGCAGTCGCATTTATTGTCATGA